A stretch of DNA from Anaerolineae bacterium:
GGCCTGGAAAACCGAGGACGGCCAAACCGAGGCCGCATCGCACATCCCCCAATTGGAAGTTCTCATCAACGGCCAGCTCAACCCGGCCACCCTGCTCGACCTGGTCCGCCACTTTACCGTGTTTGAAAAATCCAAATTTGAAGACCCCCACACCGGCGTGGTCACCGTGCAAACCGCCAAAAAGATCGCCTACTACCACCAATATTATGCCGTCAACAAAGCGGTTGAGTCCACCCTCCAGGCCGCCACGACCGACGGCAACCGCAAAGGCGGGGTATTTTGGCACACTCAGGGCAGCGGCAAATCGCTCTCGATGGTCTTTTACACCGGCAAGCTGGTGCTCAGCCTCAACAACCCCACCGTGGTAGTCATCACCGACCGCAACGATTTAGACGACCAGTTGTTTGACACCTTTGCCGGGTGCAGCCAGCTCTTGCGCCAGCCGCCGGTGCAGGCCGCCAGCCGCGAGCACCTGATGGAGCTGCTCCAGGTGGCCTCCGGGGGCATTGTGTTTACCACCGTGCAAAAGTTCTTCCCCGAAGGCGACAGCACTACCTACCCCCAACTCTCTAACCGGCGCAACATTGTGGTCATCGCCGACGAAGCCCACCGCAGCCAGTACGGCCTCCGCGCCAAAGAGGTTGATGTCAAAGACAAAGAAACCGGGCAGGTGGTCGGCAAGCGCACGATGTACGGGTTTGCCAAATATATGCGTGACGCCCTACCCCACGCCACCTTTATTGGCTTCACCGGCACGCCCATTGAAAGCACCGACATCAATACTCCCGCCCTCTTTGGCGCTTACGTGGACATTTACGACATCGCCCAGGCCGTGGCCGATGGCGCTACCGTACCCATCTATTACGAAAGCCGGCTGGCCAAGGTCACGATGACCCAGGAAGGTCGCCAACTGATCGAAGAACTGGACGAGGAACTGCAAAGTGAAGACCTGGAAGCCTCGCAAAAAGCCAAAGCCAAATGGACGCAACTGGAAGCCATTGTCGGACACCCGGCCCGGCTCAAGAACGTGGCCCAGGATATTTTGACCCACTTTGATCAGCGACAAGAGGTATTTGCCGGAAAAGCAATGGTGGTGGCGATGAGCCGCCGCATTGCCGTAGAGTTGTACCACGAGATTATCGCCCTCCGTCCCCAGTGGCACAGCGACGAGCTGGACCAGGGCGGCCTCAAAGTGGTGATGACCGCCAGCGCCGCCGATGGGCCAAAAATGCAAGCCCACCATACCACCAAAAGCCAGCGCCGCCAACTGGCCGCCCGCTTCAAAGATCCCGACGACCCCCTACAAATGGTCATTGTCATTGATATGTGGCTCACCGGCTTTGATGCGCCCTGCCTGCACACCCTTTACGTTGATAAACCCATGCAAGGCCACGGCCTGATGCAAGCCATCGCCAGGGTCAACCGGGTGTATGGCAACAAACCAGGCGGGCACGTCGTGGACTACCTGGGCATCGCCGCCGATCTCAAACAAGCCCTCAGCTTTTACGCCGAAAGCGGTGGCAAAGGCAGCCCCACCGAAACCCAGGAAGATGCTGTCAATATCCTGTTGGCCCGGCTGGAGGTGGTTGACCAGTTAATGGCCGGTTTTAATTATCACGCCTACTTCACTGCCGATACCTCACAAAAGCTCTCACTCATTCTGCAAGCCGAAGAACACATTTTACGCCTGGAAAACGGCAAAGACCGTTTCAACAAAGAAGTGCTGGCCCTTTCCAAAGCATTGGCCTTATCGATACCGCACGAAACGGCAATGGCCAATAAGGAAAAGGTGGCGTTTTTCCAGGCCGTCAACGCCCGCCTGCAAAAATTTGAATACACCGGCAACGGCAAATCCAGCGCCGAAATAGAAACCGCCGTGCGCCAGGTGATCGACCAGGCCATTGTCTCGGATCAGGTGATTGATGTGTTTGACGCCGCTGGTATCAAAAAACCTGACATCTCGATTTTGGATGATGAATTCTTGGCCGAAGTGAGAGGGATGGAGCACGAGAATCTGGCCCTGGAACTGCTCCGCAAATTGCTCAACGACGAACTGCGCACCCGGCGCAAAACTAACTTGGTGCAAAGTCGCAAGCTGGCCGATATGCTCGACGACGCCATCCGTCGTTACCAAAACAAACTGCTCAGCACCACCGAAGTGATCGAAGAACTCATCGGCCTGGCCCGCGACATCAAACAAGCCGACGCCGAGGGAGAAGAATTGGGGCTATCCACCTACGAACTGGCCTTTTACCACGCCCTGGCCGACAACCAAAGTGCCCGGGAGGTGATGGGCACCGCCAAGCTGTGCGAGTTAGCCATTGTGCTGGTGGAGCGGGTGCGCAAAAATGCCACCATTGATTGGAACATAAAAGAGAGCGTTCGTGCCAAAATGAAAGTAACGGTCAAGCGACTTCTGCGTCAATACGGCTACCCCCCCGATATGCAAGCCTTGGCCACCGAAACCGTGCTCCAGCAGGCGGAGCTGCTGGCTGAGTTTGAGGTGGTCCAAAAAGAGTAACTTTATAAAAAATTCAACAACAAAAGGAGCAAAAAATGTCACTTACCATTACTGCATTAGCCTCGGCGGCCCTGGTTATTTTAACCCCCTACCTCACCAAGGCTGGCGAAAAAGTAGCCGAGAAAATCGGCGAGAGTGTATTCAATCTGGTCAAGTCCAAATTCAGCGGTGACAAAGACGCTGAGGATGCGCTGCGCCTGTATCAGAAAAATCCGGCGGTATTTGAGGGCGCGCTCACCCAACTCATTGAGGCCAAGCTCAAGGAAGACCCCGATTTTGAAGCCCAACTCCGCGAGATGGTGGCCCAGGCCGATGCCGACACCGGCGGCAGCGTGAGCCAGGTGGCTATTGGCAGTAACATTGCCCAGGCTACCCACGGCGGCACGGCCAGCGTTAATGTCAACCAGCCGCCACAGGATGAAAAATGAGCGATCCGTCACTGCCCGGCCAACAATCTGCCCAGGGAAGCAACATTGCCCAGGCCGATCACGGCGGTATTGCGGTGGTGGGCGATGGCAACGTGATCCACACCGGCCAACCCTACCGGCCACCCTTGCAACGGCCGCCGCGGGCCGAGCATTTCACCGACCGCGAAACGGAACTGGCTACGCTGCTGGAACAGTTACGGCCGGGCCACGTTTGCACGCTGTGCGGGCCGGGCGGTATCGGCAAAACCGCCCTGGCCGCCGAGGTGTTATGGACGCTGGCCCCCGGTGAGGAATTGCCCGCCCATTTTCCCGATGGAGTCTTTTATCACACCTTTTACAACCAGCCCCAGGCTGATCTAGCCCTGGAAAGCCTGGCCCTGGCCTTTGGCGAAGAAGTTAAACCCAACCCCCAGGCGGCAGCCCGGCGCGCCCTGGCCGGACGAGCCGCCCTGCTGCTGCTGGACGGTGCCGAAGACGCCGACAACCTGCCGGCCGTGCTGGACGTAAAAGGCCAGTGTGGCGTGTTGATTACCAGCCGCAAACACGGCGATGCCCCGGCCGCGTGGCAAGACGTCAGGCCATTACCACCGGCAGAGGCGGTTTCGCTATTGCACAAGTGGGGCGGGAACCAATCCGACGACTACACGGTTTGTGAGGCGCTGTGTCACCTGATGGGGGGGCTGCCCCTGGCGGTCCGGCTAGCCGGGCGTTACCTGGCCCAAACCGGCGATACCACCGCCGAATATTTAGCCTGGTTGAAAAGCTCGCCCCTGGAGGCGCTGGATCAGGGCAACCGGCGGCGAGACAGCGTGCCCGTGCTACTAGAGAAAAGCTTGCGGCAAGTGAGCGAGGCAGCGTGTGCGGTGTTGGCCGTAGCTGGACTGCTGGCCCTGGCCCCAATAGAGCGAGAAGCTCTGGCTGCGGCGTTAGCGGTAGCCCCGGATACGCTACGCCAGCCGCTGCGAGAGTTGTTAGATTTTGGGCTATTACAACGCAGCGGCCCCGGTTACAACGTGAGCCACGTTTTGATTTTAACCTATGCCCGCAAGTTGGACCATCCGGCTGATATTCCAGAGCGGCTGGCCGACTATTACAGCACCTTATTCAAAGAGCAGAGCACTCAGGGCAGTGTTGGTTTTGCGCGGCTACACCCGGCCAGGCCGCATCTGTTAACCCTGCTCAACCGGCTGGCCCAACAGCAAAAAGCACAGGCCTTTACATTATTGAATGCAGCAGATGACTACTTAAGGCTACAGGGTTTCAACTTAGAACGGCAACTGGTGTGGCAAACCGGCTTGCGTCTGGCCCAGGCCCTTAAAGATAGCCGCCAACAGGCCAACTGCATCCAGGCCCTGGGCGAGGTGCATCTCAGGCTGGCCGAATACGAGGCCGCCCGCGACCGGTATGAGGAAGCCCGCCCCATCTATGCCCAGATTGGCGACCGGCTGGGCGAGGCCAACTGCATTGATAGCTTGGGACAATTGGCAATGCGTCAGCAAGATTGGTTGGCAGCCGTACAATTTTTGCAGGCTGGGTTACAGATATATCAGGCCATAAATTCGGCCTATGATGTTGCCTGGTCACACTATTTTTTGGGGCAGGTGAGTGCGGCCCAAAATGACCCGGCCAAGGCCAGGCACTATTACCAAACCGCCGCAAAGTTGTTTGAGGCCATCAAGTTGCAGCCGCAGGTGGACATGGTGCAGCAAGCCCTGGCGCAGCTTTCATCACAAACAGAGTCTTAACCCATCAGGATGCGCAATGACACCCAACAACAACTTTACCGCATCGCAGCATATTGAAGGTGATTATAACGCCCAGGCCAGCGGGCCGGGCGCGCAAGCCACGGTCAATGTCACCCACATTCGCCAGGAGGCACCGGCCCGTCCGCCCCAGCCCATCCCCACCGAAATCCCCCGGCCGCGCGCCAGCACTTTTGTTGGCCGCAGCGATGAACTGGATTGGCTGTGTGCTCGATTAAAGGCCGGCGATGTGGCCGCCGTGGCCGGGGTGCGCGGCATTGGCGGCATTGGCAAAACCGAGCTGGCCATTAATGCGGCCAATCAATTAAAAGATCACTTTGGCGAGCATATCATCTGGCTGGAGTGCGGCCCCAACGATGTATACGCCATCCAGGAACGCATTGCCGCCGCCCTGGGCATCACCTTGCCCGGCGAAGAATTACGCCTGCGCGCCGATAGCCTGACTCTGGCTTTACGCCAACGGCCTGCCACCCTGGTGGTGCTGGACGACATTCGCCGCCGCCACCTGGATGAATTTGCTTGTTTGCTGCCGCCCAGCCCACCCTGCGCGCTATTAGTTACCAGCCGCCGGGATGACCTGCCCCTGCCCGATCCGGCCGCAAGCATCAAAAAAATAGATGTCCTGACCCCCGTCCAGGCTGAAACGCTTTTGGGTAACCTACTTGACCCCGAGGATGTGCCAACCGAACCGGCCACCGTCACCGCTATCTGTGAATTGCTGGAAAAAATACCATTAGCTTTAACGCTGGCCGCCCGCCGGGCCGGACGGTTAGCCCGGCGCCGCGATGCCGATCCGGCCACCACCCTGGCTGCTCTGCTGGCTGACTTGCAAGAGCGGCGGCGGGTGCTGGTGCTGGAGCAAGGCGACCGGCCCGACCTGAGCATTATGCTGACCTTTGAGGCCAGCTACGAGGAATTGAATAACGATGACCAGGCCCGCCTGCAACGGCTGGGCGTCTTTGCCCGCAACGAGTTTGAACTGCCCGCCCTGCAAG
This window harbors:
- a CDS encoding type I restriction endonuclease subunit R, translating into MNENDVEQLALERLQELGYEYVHGPTIAPDGESPARQSYSEVVLLPHLRQAVQRLNPHIPAPAREQALREVLNIASPDLITNNQTFHTLLTNGVEVEYQHQGQTRGDKVWLVDFDTPANNHYLAVNQFTIIENSNRRPDVVLFINGLPLVVVELKNPVKEETNVRRAFDQLETYKQEIPTLFTYNALLVISDGLTARAGSLSAGYTRFSAWKTEDGQTEAASHIPQLEVLINGQLNPATLLDLVRHFTVFEKSKFEDPHTGVVTVQTAKKIAYYHQYYAVNKAVESTLQAATTDGNRKGGVFWHTQGSGKSLSMVFYTGKLVLSLNNPTVVVITDRNDLDDQLFDTFAGCSQLLRQPPVQAASREHLMELLQVASGGIVFTTVQKFFPEGDSTTYPQLSNRRNIVVIADEAHRSQYGLRAKEVDVKDKETGQVVGKRTMYGFAKYMRDALPHATFIGFTGTPIESTDINTPALFGAYVDIYDIAQAVADGATVPIYYESRLAKVTMTQEGRQLIEELDEELQSEDLEASQKAKAKWTQLEAIVGHPARLKNVAQDILTHFDQRQEVFAGKAMVVAMSRRIAVELYHEIIALRPQWHSDELDQGGLKVVMTASAADGPKMQAHHTTKSQRRQLAARFKDPDDPLQMVIVIDMWLTGFDAPCLHTLYVDKPMQGHGLMQAIARVNRVYGNKPGGHVVDYLGIAADLKQALSFYAESGGKGSPTETQEDAVNILLARLEVVDQLMAGFNYHAYFTADTSQKLSLILQAEEHILRLENGKDRFNKEVLALSKALALSIPHETAMANKEKVAFFQAVNARLQKFEYTGNGKSSAEIETAVRQVIDQAIVSDQVIDVFDAAGIKKPDISILDDEFLAEVRGMEHENLALELLRKLLNDELRTRRKTNLVQSRKLADMLDDAIRRYQNKLLSTTEVIEELIGLARDIKQADAEGEELGLSTYELAFYHALADNQSAREVMGTAKLCELAIVLVERVRKNATIDWNIKESVRAKMKVTVKRLLRQYGYPPDMQALATETVLQQAELLAEFEVVQKE
- a CDS encoding tetratricopeptide repeat protein, which codes for MSDPSLPGQQSAQGSNIAQADHGGIAVVGDGNVIHTGQPYRPPLQRPPRAEHFTDRETELATLLEQLRPGHVCTLCGPGGIGKTALAAEVLWTLAPGEELPAHFPDGVFYHTFYNQPQADLALESLALAFGEEVKPNPQAAARRALAGRAALLLLDGAEDADNLPAVLDVKGQCGVLITSRKHGDAPAAWQDVRPLPPAEAVSLLHKWGGNQSDDYTVCEALCHLMGGLPLAVRLAGRYLAQTGDTTAEYLAWLKSSPLEALDQGNRRRDSVPVLLEKSLRQVSEAACAVLAVAGLLALAPIEREALAAALAVAPDTLRQPLRELLDFGLLQRSGPGYNVSHVLILTYARKLDHPADIPERLADYYSTLFKEQSTQGSVGFARLHPARPHLLTLLNRLAQQQKAQAFTLLNAADDYLRLQGFNLERQLVWQTGLRLAQALKDSRQQANCIQALGEVHLRLAEYEAARDRYEEARPIYAQIGDRLGEANCIDSLGQLAMRQQDWLAAVQFLQAGLQIYQAINSAYDVAWSHYFLGQVSAAQNDPAKARHYYQTAAKLFEAIKLQPQVDMVQQALAQLSSQTES